The genomic segment TTGGGTCGACGCACGTCAAATCTATCACTGTTTTCCCCAAAGACTGATTCATTAACAAGGTGCTGCATTCATATACTGAAAATGACAAGGGTACtccgaagaaaaataaaaaaattcagatcaaccggtgccagaaagttatactgatttgtaaattacttctatttaaaaatcttatcccttccagtacttatcagctgctgtatgctccagaggaagttcttttctttttgaatttcctttctgtctaaccacagtgctctctgctgacacctctgtccattttaggaactgtccagagtaaaagcaaatccccccatagcaaacctctccttctctggacagttcctaaaatggaagcagaaagcactgtggtcagacagaaattcaaaaagagtacaacagcagttgataagtactggaagttgtgtagtttttttctgtatgaccacagcgctctctgctgccacctctgtcgggaactgtccggagcaggagaggtttgctatggagagttcctgacaggtgtcagcagagagcactgtggtcagactggaaagaactacacaacagcagctgataagtgctggaaggattcagatttttaaacagaattaatttaaaaatctttttagcattctggcaccagttgatttgaaaacattttttctttcccctggagtacccctttaagacaatgtttcccaaccagtgtgcctccagctgttgcaaaacttcaactcccagcatgcccggacagccgaagacacaggttgatttgaaaacaattttctttcctctggagtacccctttaaccattccctaagacagtgtttcccaaccagtgtgactccagctgttgcaaaactacaactcccagcatgcccggacagccgaagacacaggttgatttgaaaacaattttctttcctctggagtacccctttaaccattccctaagacagtgtttcccaaccagtgtgcctccagctgttgcaaaactacaactcccagcatgcccggacagccaaaggctgtccgggcatgctgggagttgtagttttgtaacagctggaggcacactggttgggaaacacagccctAAGAGGTTCTATTGTCCTCCGTATCTGTTGTCCTCTGATCAGCCTCCTCTCTGTATCTACTGGGGGTTCCAATGACTGATGATGCAGATGTCTTCTCCATCTACGAAAAGGAAAGCGCTTTAATTCGGACACTAGCTGTACAGTGGAATGTATAAGAACATATCCACAGCATAGCCTCATATAACACATAGAGACGACGCTCGAGTCTTGAAAGAGGACATAAGATCTCAGGACCGGGGTCCTGAGCTCTTATGTCCTCTTTCAAGACTCGAGCGTCGTCTGCTCTACAATAGTTCCATCTTGAAGTGTCCAAAATCGGGCAGCGGAGGCTCAGTCTCTTGGCCATTGCTGAACGGCATACAGGTCTGAGAAAGCTTTGCCCCCAGCTGTTGGATCTGTGATAGCACCTCCTGGTGGTTGCACTGCCGTTGCCTCATCTGTTCTTGTTCCCACCGGTTCTGCCTTTCTATAAGGGTCTGCATGACTTGCGTCATCCTGTGCAGCTCCCCTCTTATGGAGTCCAATTGTTCTGCACTTACTTCTGCCTTGGCTGGAGGAAAGGACGGTGCCGTCTGTGTGCTCGCGTCTTTTATCTAGAAGAAACGGAGAAGAACGAGTACAGAAAACCTGCAGCTGTAGACTCCGTTATGTCTGTTTCGGGTGATATATACTGTGATATCGCTGGAACATGGAGGTTGATTGAACACTAGGACATAAGGGATACTATCACCTACAAACTAGACAAATTTTATAAACCCACTAGGACACCGGGGTGGTACTGTCAACCCCACCAGACTCCCAGGATGCTATCATAGGAAGACCAGGCAACATAAGATAACAATGTTGGCCAACTAGAGAGTACATATGACACTACTAATGTTCTAGGCATCAGTGAACCCCAGGAGATGGCAATTGtggtcattccccccccccccactctacaCACGGATAGTATTATTAcaacactagacaccagggagggTAATATTGATCCCATTACATACCAGGGAGGGAATTATTGACCCTACTAGTCATCAGGGAGTGTTTTATGGACTCCACTAGACACCAGTGATGGTAATATAATCCCACTAGACAGCAGGGATAATATTATTGACTCCACCAAAGATCAGGGATGGTATTATTTACTCCACTAGACACTAAGGAGGGTAAAATTGATCCCATTACACACCAGGGAGGGTAATATTGACCCTACTAGTCATCAGGAAGGGTATTATGTACTCCACTAGACACCAGTGATGGTAATATAACCCCACTAGACAGCAGGGATGGTATTATTGACTCCACCAGAGACCAGGGAGGGTAATATTGATCCCACTAGACAACAGGGGTGGTATTATTAATCCTATTAGACAGCAGGGATGATATTATTGACTTCACTAAAAAGCAGGGATGGTATTATTGACCTCACTACACAGTAGAAATATTATTACTTACCCTATTAGACCGCTTGGATGGTGTTATTAACCTCACTAGAGACCAGAGATAGTATTTTTAACCCCAGAAGGAAGAAACCAAAGATGGTTTTATTAACCCCACTACACACCAGGGATGGTATTATTAACCCCACTACACACCAGGGATGGTATTATTAACCCCACTACACACCAGGGTGGTATTATTAACCCCGCTACACACCAGGGATGGTAGGATTAACCCCACTACACACCAGGGATGGTATTATTAACCCCACTACACACCAGGGATGGTATTATTAACCCCACTACACACCAGGGATGGTATTATTAACCCCACTACACACCAGGGATTGTATTATTAACCCCACTACACACCAGGGATTGTATTATTAACCCCACTACACACCAGGGATGGTATTATTAACCCCACTACACACCAGGGATGGTATTATTAACCCCACTACACACCAGGGATGGTATTATTAACCCACTACACACCAGGGATGGTATTATTAACCCCACTACACACCAGGGATGGTATGATTAACCCCACTACACACCAGGGATGGTATTGTATACCCCACTACACACCAGGGATGGTATTATTAACCCATACGGTAGAACCCAAAGATGGTATTATTGACACCACTAGACACCAAGGATACCTGAGTGCTTCCTTTGACCTCAGGTCTTACAGGATGCTGATGGCTTGTTGCAGAAAGTGTATATTGTCCTCCCTGATTCGGGGTCTGAcctccattttgaaatattaCCTAATACagaaaaacaagaaaacaaaagTCACTCTCTCTTATAACTATAGTTGCACAGAATTGGCTTGCAAAAGGATCTTTCCCAGTACCTTCTTCTGTAAGGTGATGGCTTTGTCTACTAACTTCTTTGTGACAAGCAGCGCTGGGTTCCTGGGTATGGGCAGCGGTGTCCTTGCTCTCCCATTAATGTGATTATGAGATGTTAGATATGTAGGGTTGGGGCGAGTCGCACTCAGTGGGGGATGCTGGGTAGGACGGATAGTACAGGATCCTTGAAAAAGCAAATGGAATACTTCCGGTTAGTATTGTAGAATATGACCATTCCACCTTGACCAAAAGGGGTCTCCCAACCTAGCTTCTCAAGATGCCCCTGGATGAATtgttattaaaggagtattccggctttatacatcttatcccctatgcaaaggacaggggataagatgtatgatcgcaggggtcccgccactggggacccctgcgatctcagtgcagcccccggcatcctGTGCCGGGCGCTGACTCCGAGACGGGGGATGTGCCATGCCCCGTAGTGAGGTCacggccacatcccctccattcatgtctatgggagggggcgtgagccccctcccagagacatgaatggagtgggcgtggtgTCACTAGGGAGTATTACTAGGGGATCACTAGGGGGCGTCACGTCATGGCTACGACCCCtcaattcatgtttatgggaaggAGCatgagccccctcccatagacataatagagggggcatgacatcatggcaatgcccccttcattcatgtctattggagggagtgtgagccccctcccatagacatgaatggaggaggcatggtgtgTCACTAGGGGATCgctagggggcgtgacgtcatggcaatgcccccttcattcatgtctattggagggagcgtgagcccctcccatagacataaatggagggggcgtggcataatgtcactagggggcgtcaCTAGGGGGGGGCTGagatcatagccacgccccctccattcatgtctattggagggagcatgagccccctcccatagacataatagagggggcgtggcatgatgtcacgagggggggcgTCACTggggggggcatgacatcatgaccatgccccctccattcatgtctattggagggagtgtgagccccctcccatagacatgaatggaggaggcatggtgtgTCACTAGGGGGTATTACTAGGGGATTgctagggggcgtgacgtcatggtaatgcccccttcattcatgtctattggagggagcgtgagcctcctcccatagacataaatggagcgggcgtggcatgatgtcactagggggcgtcaCTAGGGGGGGGCTgagatcatggccacgccccctccattcatgtctattggagggagcgtgagccccctcccataaacatgaattaagggggcatggtgtgacatcactagggggcgtggccgtgacgttaaGTCCCCGTTTCGGAGGCAGCACTCAGCACAGAATGCCAGAGGCTGCACtgagatggcggggggccccagcggcgggaaccctggtatcatatatcttatcccctgtcctttggataggaaataagatgtataaagccggaatacccctttaagtaatggatACTTACGTGTCTCCTGAACCCGCGGTCCTTGTGACACCGTCTGACCTTGAGGCACAGTTCTTAATACACTGGTTGGTGGCTCCAGGGATGGATTTCCTTGAGAAAGAGAAGTCACACTCACAATCTTTATCCCTTCTTCTTTGCCATCTTGTGGTTTCAGGTCACTGGTGGTTTGCTGGGCACTGGGTACCTGAGAAGCCCCCTCCCTTTTCTGGCCACCATTGTCCTGTAGAAGGCTCCAGAGCTGGGCTTGTTCCCATGGTTGTCCTTTTGCAGGTAGGTTCTGGGGAGCACCACAAGACTTCTCAGGTTCTATATTCTTACGTTTCAGGTAGAGGTAGATGGCTTGTGGGGTCACCTTTATATTGTCCAACTCAAGGACCTTTTTGATTTTACGGAAGCTCAGACCGGCTTTCCTCAACACCACGATCCTGTGCTTTGCCTGATCATCCAGTCGGCCCATAACTGCAGGTGTCTAGGACTTCACAAGATGGCGGCACGGAGAAGAGTCCTGGGAGGAAATCCAAGTATATCATCACcgaaataaagataaatatattcatcctaatacacagacctctcctcctcctactacacagacctctcctcctcctaatacacagacctctcctcctcctaatacacagacatcaggacacagacctctcctcctcctaatacacagacatcaggacacagacctctcctcctcctaatacacagacatcaggacacagccctctcctcctcctaatacacagacatcaggacacagacccctcctcctaataatacacagacatcaggacacagacccctcctcctcctaatacacagacatcaggacacagacctctcctcctcctaatacacagacatcaggacacagacccctcctcctcctaatacacagacatcaggacacagacctctcctcctcctaatacacagacatcaggacacagacctctcctcctaatacacagacatcaggacacagacctctcctcctaatacacagacataaggacacagacctctcctcctaatacacagacatcaggacacagacctctcctcctaatacacagacatcaggacacagacccctcctcctcctcctaatacacagacatcaggacacagacccctcctcctaatacacagacatcaggacacagacctctcctcctaatacacagacatcaggacacagacctctcctcctaatacacagacatcaggacacagacctctcctcctcctaatacacagacatcaggacacagacctctcctcctcctaatacacagacatcaggacacagacctctcctcctaatacacagacatcaggacacagacccctcctaatacacagacatcaggacacagacccctcctaatacacagacatcaggacacagacccctcctcctcctcccaatacacagacatcagggcacagacctctcctcctcctaatacacagacatcaggacacagccctctcctcctcctaatacacagacatcaggacacagacccctcctcctcctcctaatacacagatatcaggacacagacctctcctcctcctaatacacagacctctcctcctcctaatacacagacatcaggacacagacctctcctcctcctaatacacagacatcaggacacagacccctcctcctcctaatacacagacatcaggacacagccctctcctcctcctaatacacagatatcaggacacagacctctcctcctcctactacacagacctctcctcctcctaatacacagacctctcctcctcctaatacacagacatcaggacacagacctctcctcctcctaatacacagacatcaggacacagacctctcctcctcctaatacacagacatcaggacacagacctctcctcctcctaatacacagacatcaggacacagacccctcctcctaataatacacagacatcaggacacagacccctcctcctcctaatacacagacatcaggacacagacctctcctcctcctaatacacagacatcaggacacagacccctcctcctcctaatacacagacatcaggacacagacctctcctcctcctaatacacagacatcaggacacagacctctcctcctaatacacagacatcaggacacagacccctcctcctcctaatacacagacatcaggacacagacctctcctcctcctaatacacagacataaggacacagacctctcctcctaatacacagacatcaggacacagacctctcctcctaatacacagacatcaggacacagacccctcctcctcctcctaatacacagacatcaggacacagacctctcctcctcctaatacacagacatcaggacacagacctctcctcctaatacacagacatcaggacacagacccctcctaatacacagacatcaggacacagacccctcctaatacacagacatcaggacacagacccctcctcctcctcccaatacacagacatcagggcacagacctctcctcctcctaatacacagacatcaggacacagacccctcctcctcctaatacacagacatcaggacacagccctctcctcctcctaatacacagacatcaggacacaga from the Hyla sarda isolate aHylSar1 chromosome 8, aHylSar1.hap1, whole genome shotgun sequence genome contains:
- the LOC130284394 gene encoding uncharacterized protein LOC130284394: MGRLDDQAKHRIVVLRKAGLSFRKIKKVLELDNIKVTPQAIYLYLKRKNIEPEKSCGAPQNLPAKGQPWEQAQLWSLLQDNGGQKREGASQVPSAQQTTSDLKPQDGKEEGIKIVSVTSLSQGNPSLEPPTSVLRTVPQGQTVSQGPRVQETRSCTIRPTQHPPLSATRPNPTYLTSHNHINGRARTPLPIPRNPALLVTKKLVDKAITLQKKVIFQNGGQTPNQGGQYTLSATSHQHPVRPEVKGSTQIKDASTQTAPSFPPAKAEVSAEQLDSIRGELHRMTQVMQTLIERQNRWEQEQMRQRQCNHQEVLSQIQQLGAKLSQTCMPFSNGQETEPPLPDFGHFKMELL